A genome region from Phoenix dactylifera cultivar Barhee BC4 chromosome 18, palm_55x_up_171113_PBpolish2nd_filt_p, whole genome shotgun sequence includes the following:
- the LOC103723709 gene encoding 60S ribosomal protein L24-like isoform X2, whose amino-acid sequence MVLKTELCRFSGAKISLVFLFANSKCKRYFHSRLKPSKLAWTAMYRKQHKKDVHAETVKKRRRTTKKPYSRSIVGATLEVIQKRRTEKAEVRDAAREAALREGDHQFNVDTLPIYCFIQLFDHNLQSRPNYVDFV is encoded by the exons ATGGTTCTCAA GACTGAACTTTGCCGCTTCAGTGGTGCCAAGATATCCCTG GTCTTCCTTTTTGCCAATTCAAAATGCAAGAGGTACTTTCACAGCCGACTCAAGCCTTCGAAGCTTGCTTGGACTGCAATGTACAGGAAGCAACATAAGAAG GATGTCCATGCTGAAACTGTGAAAAAGAGGCGCCGAACTACCAAGAAACCTTACTCCAGATCAATCGTCGGTGCTACTTTAGAGGTGATTCAGAAGAGAAGAACCGAGAAGGCAGAAGTACGGGATGCTGCCAGGGAAGCTGCCCTTCG GGAGGGGGACCATCAATTCAATGTGGATACTCTTCCTATTTATTGCTTTATCCAGTTATTTGACCACAATCTCCAAAGCAGACCTAACTATGTTGACTTCGTTTGA
- the LOC103723709 gene encoding 60S ribosomal protein L24-like isoform X1: MVLKTELCRFSGAKISLVFLFANSKCKRYFHSRLKPSKLAWTAMYRKQHKKDVHAETVKKRRRTTKKPYSRSIVGATLEVIQKRRTEKAEVRDAAREAALREIKERIKKTKDEKKVKKAETLAKTQKTQTKSMPKGPAPEGPKLGGGGGKR, from the exons ATGGTTCTCAA GACTGAACTTTGCCGCTTCAGTGGTGCCAAGATATCCCTG GTCTTCCTTTTTGCCAATTCAAAATGCAAGAGGTACTTTCACAGCCGACTCAAGCCTTCGAAGCTTGCTTGGACTGCAATGTACAGGAAGCAACATAAGAAG GATGTCCATGCTGAAACTGTGAAAAAGAGGCGCCGAACTACCAAGAAACCTTACTCCAGATCAATCGTCGGTGCTACTTTAGAGGTGATTCAGAAGAGAAGAACCGAGAAGGCAGAAGTACGGGATGCTGCCAGGGAAGCTGCCCTTCG TGAAATCAAAGAGAGAATTAAGAAAACCAAGGatgagaagaaggtgaagaaagCAGAAACTTTGGCAAAGACGCAGAAAACTCAGACTAAGAGCATGCCCAAGGGGCCAGCACCAGAAGGCCCCAAGCTTGGAGGTGGTGGGGGAAAGCGCTGA